In Marmota flaviventris isolate mMarFla1 chromosome 17, mMarFla1.hap1, whole genome shotgun sequence, a single genomic region encodes these proteins:
- the Plcd3 gene encoding 1-phosphatidylinositol 4,5-bisphosphate phosphodiesterase delta-3 isoform X1: protein MLCGHWRRCRRLPEEPPVPAQVSAPLALQPSPASPDGGTKRPGLRALKKMGLTEDEDVRAMLRGSRLCKIRSRTWHKERLYRLQEDGLSVWFQRRIPRAPSQHIFFVQHIEAVREGHQSEGLRRYGGAFAPARCLTITFKGRRKNLDLAAPTAEEAQRWVRGLAKLRARLDAMSQRERLDHWIHSYLHRADSNQDSKMSFKEIKSLLRMVNVDMNDMYAYRLFKECDHSNNERLEGAEIEEFLRRLLKRPELEEIFSRYSGEDRVLSAPELLEFLEDQGEDGATLARAQQLIQTYELNETAKQHELMTLDGFMMYLLSPEGAALDMAHTCVFQDMGQPLAHYFISSSHNTYLTDSQIGGPSSTEAYVRAFAQGCRCVELDCWEGPGGEPVIYHGHTLTSKILFRDVIQAVRDHAFVLSPYPVILSLENHCGLEQQAAMARHLRTILGDMLVMQALDSQNPEELPSPEKLKGRVLVKGKKLPAAHMEDGRILSDREEEEEEEEEGEEAAEVAEQRRKLVSQAKQISPELSALAVYCWATRLRTLNPGPGPPQPYQVSSLSERKAKKFIREAGNSFVRHNARQLTRVYPLGLRMNSANYNPQEMWNSGCQLVALNFQTPGYEMDLNEGRFLINGRCGYVLKPACLRQPDTTFDPECPGPPRTTLTVQVLTAQQLPKLNAEKPSSIVDPLVRVEIHGVLADCARKETSYVLNNGFNPHWGQTLQFQLRAPELVLVRFVVEDYDTTSPNDFVGQFTLPLNSLKQGYRHIHLLSKDGASLSPATLFVHIHIQRS from the exons GCCTGACGGAGGACGAGGACGTGCGCGCCATGCTGCGGGGCTCCCGGCTCTGCAAGATCCGCTCACGCACGTGGCACAAGGAGCGGCTGTACCGGCTGCAGGAGGACGGCCTGAGCGTGTGGTTCCAGAGGCGCATCCCTCGTGCGCCATCGCAGCACATCT TCTTCGTGCAGCACATCGAGGCTGTCCGCGAGGGGCACCAGTCCGAGGGCCTGCGGCGCTACGGGGGCGCCTTCGCACCTGCGCGCTGCCTCACCATCACCTTCAAAGGTCGCCGCAAGAACCTGGACCTGGCGGCACCCACCGCCGAGGAGGCCCAGCGCTGGGTGCGTGGCCTGGCCAAGCTGCGCGCGCGCCTCGATGCTATGAGCCAGCGCGAGCGGCTTGACCA CTGGATCCACTCCTACCTGCACCGGGCAGACTCGAATCAGGATAGTAAGATGAGCTTCAAGGAAATCAAGAGCCTCCTCAGGATGGTCAACGTGGACATGAATGACATGTATGCCTACCGCCTCTTCAAG GAGTGTGACCATTCCAACAATGAGCGCCTGGAGGGAGCTGAAATTGAGGAGTTCCTGCGGCGGCTGCTGAAGCGCCCGGAGTTGGAGGAGATCTTCAGTCGATACTCAGGCGAGGACCGTgtgctgagtgcccctgagctacTGGAGTTCCTGGAGGACCAGGGTGAGGATGGCGCCACCCTGGCCCGTGCCCAGCAGCTCATCCAGACCTATGAACTCAATGAGACAG CCAAGCAGCATGAGCTGATGACACTGGATGGCTTTATGATGTACCTGCTGTCACCCGAGGGGGCTGCCCTGGACATGGCTCACACGTGTGTGTTCCAGGATATGGGCCAGCCTCTTGCCCACTATTTCATCTCCTCTTCTCACAATACTTATCTGACTGACTCTCAGATTGGGGGGCCCAGCAGCACGGAGGCCTATGTTAG GGCCTTTGCCCAGGGATGCCGCTGTGTGGAACTGGACTGTTGGGAAGGCCCAGGAGGGGAGCCTGTCATCTACCATGGCCACACACTCACCTCCAAGATCCTCTTCCGAGACGTGATCCAAGCCGTGCGTGACCATGCCTTCGTG TTGTCCCCATACCCTGTCATCCTGTCCCTTGAGAACCACTGCGGGCTGGAGCAGCAGGCTGCCATGGCTCGCCACCTTCGAACCATCCTGGGAGACATGCTGGTGATGCAGGCGCTAGACTCCCAGAATCCTGAGGAGCTGCCGTCGCCAGAG AAGCTGAAAGGCCGGGTCCTGGTGAAGGGGAAGAAGCTACCAGCTGCACACATGGAGGATGGCCGAATTTTATcagacagggaggaggaggaagaggaggaagaggagggggaagaagcCGCAGAGGTTGCAGAGCAGAGACGGAAG CTGGTCTCCCAGGCCAAGCAGATCTCCCCAGAGCTGTCAGCCCTGGCTGTGTACTGCTGGGCCACCCGCCTGCGGACCCTGAACCCTGGCCCTGGACCACCCCAGCCCTACCAGGTCAGCTCCCTCAGTGAGCGCAAGGCCAAGAAGTTCATCCGGGAGGCAG GGAACAGCTTTGTCAGACACAATGCTCGCCAGCTGACCCGTGTGTATCCATTGGGTCTGCGGATGAACTCGGCCAACTACAACCCCCAGGAGATGTGGAACTCAGGCTGTCAGCTGG TGGCCCTGAACTTCCAGACACCAGGTTATGAGATGGACCTCAATGAAGGGCGCTTCCTCATCAATGGGCGGTGTGGCTATGTCCTGAAACCTGCCTGTCTACGGCAACCTGACACAACCTTTGACCCCGAATGCCCTGGACCTCCCAGAACTACTCTAACAGTCCAG GTACTAACTGCCCAGCAGCTGCCCAAGCTGAATGCTGAGAAGCCCAGCTCCATTGTGGACCCCCTGGTGCGTGTGGAGATCCATGGGGTGCTCGCAGACTGTGCTCGGAAGGAGACCAGCTATGTGCTCAATAATG GTTTCAATCCCCACTGGGGCCAGACCCTGCAGTTCCAGCTGCGGGCCCCAGAGCTGGTGCTGGTGCGGTTTGTGGTAGAAGATTATGATACCACCTCCCCCAATGACTTTGTGGGCCAGTTTACACTGCCTCTCAACAGCCTGAAGCAAG GGTACCGCCACATCCACCTGCTTTCCAAGGATGGGGCATCACTGTCCCCTGCCACGCTTTTTGTCCACATCCACATCCAGCGCTCCTGA
- the Plcd3 gene encoding 1-phosphatidylinositol 4,5-bisphosphate phosphodiesterase delta-3 isoform X2, whose amino-acid sequence MLCGHWRRCRRLPEEPPVPAQVSAPLALQPSPASPDGGTKRPGLRALKKMGLTEDEDVRAMLRGSRLCKIRSRTWHKERLYRLQEDGLSVWFQRRIPRAPSQHIFFVQHIEAVREGHQSEGLRRYGGAFAPARCLTITFKGRRKNLDLAAPTAEEAQRWVRGLAKLRARLDAMSQRERLDHWIHSYLHRADSNQDSKMSFKEIKSLLRMVNVDMNDMYAYRLFKECDHSNNERLEGAEIEEFLRRLLKRPELEEIFSRYSGEDRVLSAPELLEFLEDQGEDGATLARAQQLIQTYELNETAKQHELMTLDGFMMYLLSPEGAALDMAHTCVFQDMGQPLAHYFISSSHNTYLTDSQIGGPSSTEAYVRAFAQGCRCVELDCWEGPGGEPVIYHGHTLTSKILFRDVIQAVRDHAFVLSPYPVILSLENHCGLEQQAAMARHLRTILGDMLVMQALDSQNPEELPSPEKLKGRVLVKGKKLPAAHMEDGRILSDREEEEEEEEEGEEAAEVAEQRRKAKQISPELSALAVYCWATRLRTLNPGPGPPQPYQVSSLSERKAKKFIREAGNSFVRHNARQLTRVYPLGLRMNSANYNPQEMWNSGCQLVALNFQTPGYEMDLNEGRFLINGRCGYVLKPACLRQPDTTFDPECPGPPRTTLTVQVLTAQQLPKLNAEKPSSIVDPLVRVEIHGVLADCARKETSYVLNNGFNPHWGQTLQFQLRAPELVLVRFVVEDYDTTSPNDFVGQFTLPLNSLKQGYRHIHLLSKDGASLSPATLFVHIHIQRS is encoded by the exons GCCTGACGGAGGACGAGGACGTGCGCGCCATGCTGCGGGGCTCCCGGCTCTGCAAGATCCGCTCACGCACGTGGCACAAGGAGCGGCTGTACCGGCTGCAGGAGGACGGCCTGAGCGTGTGGTTCCAGAGGCGCATCCCTCGTGCGCCATCGCAGCACATCT TCTTCGTGCAGCACATCGAGGCTGTCCGCGAGGGGCACCAGTCCGAGGGCCTGCGGCGCTACGGGGGCGCCTTCGCACCTGCGCGCTGCCTCACCATCACCTTCAAAGGTCGCCGCAAGAACCTGGACCTGGCGGCACCCACCGCCGAGGAGGCCCAGCGCTGGGTGCGTGGCCTGGCCAAGCTGCGCGCGCGCCTCGATGCTATGAGCCAGCGCGAGCGGCTTGACCA CTGGATCCACTCCTACCTGCACCGGGCAGACTCGAATCAGGATAGTAAGATGAGCTTCAAGGAAATCAAGAGCCTCCTCAGGATGGTCAACGTGGACATGAATGACATGTATGCCTACCGCCTCTTCAAG GAGTGTGACCATTCCAACAATGAGCGCCTGGAGGGAGCTGAAATTGAGGAGTTCCTGCGGCGGCTGCTGAAGCGCCCGGAGTTGGAGGAGATCTTCAGTCGATACTCAGGCGAGGACCGTgtgctgagtgcccctgagctacTGGAGTTCCTGGAGGACCAGGGTGAGGATGGCGCCACCCTGGCCCGTGCCCAGCAGCTCATCCAGACCTATGAACTCAATGAGACAG CCAAGCAGCATGAGCTGATGACACTGGATGGCTTTATGATGTACCTGCTGTCACCCGAGGGGGCTGCCCTGGACATGGCTCACACGTGTGTGTTCCAGGATATGGGCCAGCCTCTTGCCCACTATTTCATCTCCTCTTCTCACAATACTTATCTGACTGACTCTCAGATTGGGGGGCCCAGCAGCACGGAGGCCTATGTTAG GGCCTTTGCCCAGGGATGCCGCTGTGTGGAACTGGACTGTTGGGAAGGCCCAGGAGGGGAGCCTGTCATCTACCATGGCCACACACTCACCTCCAAGATCCTCTTCCGAGACGTGATCCAAGCCGTGCGTGACCATGCCTTCGTG TTGTCCCCATACCCTGTCATCCTGTCCCTTGAGAACCACTGCGGGCTGGAGCAGCAGGCTGCCATGGCTCGCCACCTTCGAACCATCCTGGGAGACATGCTGGTGATGCAGGCGCTAGACTCCCAGAATCCTGAGGAGCTGCCGTCGCCAGAG AAGCTGAAAGGCCGGGTCCTGGTGAAGGGGAAGAAGCTACCAGCTGCACACATGGAGGATGGCCGAATTTTATcagacagggaggaggaggaagaggaggaagaggagggggaagaagcCGCAGAGGTTGCAGAGCAGAGACGGAAG GCCAAGCAGATCTCCCCAGAGCTGTCAGCCCTGGCTGTGTACTGCTGGGCCACCCGCCTGCGGACCCTGAACCCTGGCCCTGGACCACCCCAGCCCTACCAGGTCAGCTCCCTCAGTGAGCGCAAGGCCAAGAAGTTCATCCGGGAGGCAG GGAACAGCTTTGTCAGACACAATGCTCGCCAGCTGACCCGTGTGTATCCATTGGGTCTGCGGATGAACTCGGCCAACTACAACCCCCAGGAGATGTGGAACTCAGGCTGTCAGCTGG TGGCCCTGAACTTCCAGACACCAGGTTATGAGATGGACCTCAATGAAGGGCGCTTCCTCATCAATGGGCGGTGTGGCTATGTCCTGAAACCTGCCTGTCTACGGCAACCTGACACAACCTTTGACCCCGAATGCCCTGGACCTCCCAGAACTACTCTAACAGTCCAG GTACTAACTGCCCAGCAGCTGCCCAAGCTGAATGCTGAGAAGCCCAGCTCCATTGTGGACCCCCTGGTGCGTGTGGAGATCCATGGGGTGCTCGCAGACTGTGCTCGGAAGGAGACCAGCTATGTGCTCAATAATG GTTTCAATCCCCACTGGGGCCAGACCCTGCAGTTCCAGCTGCGGGCCCCAGAGCTGGTGCTGGTGCGGTTTGTGGTAGAAGATTATGATACCACCTCCCCCAATGACTTTGTGGGCCAGTTTACACTGCCTCTCAACAGCCTGAAGCAAG GGTACCGCCACATCCACCTGCTTTCCAAGGATGGGGCATCACTGTCCCCTGCCACGCTTTTTGTCCACATCCACATCCAGCGCTCCTGA
- the Plcd3 gene encoding 1-phosphatidylinositol 4,5-bisphosphate phosphodiesterase delta-3 isoform X3 — MLCGHWRRCRRLPEEPPVPAQVSAPLALQPSPASPDGGTKRPGLRALKKMGLTEDEDVRAMLRGSRLCKIRSRTWHKERLYRLQEDGLSVWFQRRIPRAPSQHIFFVQHIEAVREGHQSEGLRRYGGAFAPARCLTITFKGRRKNLDLAAPTAEEAQRWVRGLAKLRARLDAMSQRERLDHWIHSYLHRADSNQDSKMSFKEIKSLLRMVNVDMNDMYAYRLFKECDHSNNERLEGAEIEEFLRRLLKRPELEEIFSRYSGEDRVLSAPELLEFLEDQGEDGATLARAQQLIQTYELNETAKQHELMTLDGFMMYLLSPEGAALDMAHTCVFQDMGQPLAHYFISSSHNTYLTDSQIGGPSSTEAYVRAFAQGCRCVELDCWEGPGGEPVIYHGHTLTSKILFRDVIQAVRDHAFVLSPYPVILSLENHCGLEQQAAMARHLRTILGDMLVMQALDSQNPEELPSPEKLKGRVLVKGKKLPAAHMEDGRILSDREEEEEEEEEGEEAAEVAEQRRKPYQVSSLSERKAKKFIREAGNSFVRHNARQLTRVYPLGLRMNSANYNPQEMWNSGCQLVALNFQTPGYEMDLNEGRFLINGRCGYVLKPACLRQPDTTFDPECPGPPRTTLTVQVLTAQQLPKLNAEKPSSIVDPLVRVEIHGVLADCARKETSYVLNNGFNPHWGQTLQFQLRAPELVLVRFVVEDYDTTSPNDFVGQFTLPLNSLKQGYRHIHLLSKDGASLSPATLFVHIHIQRS, encoded by the exons GCCTGACGGAGGACGAGGACGTGCGCGCCATGCTGCGGGGCTCCCGGCTCTGCAAGATCCGCTCACGCACGTGGCACAAGGAGCGGCTGTACCGGCTGCAGGAGGACGGCCTGAGCGTGTGGTTCCAGAGGCGCATCCCTCGTGCGCCATCGCAGCACATCT TCTTCGTGCAGCACATCGAGGCTGTCCGCGAGGGGCACCAGTCCGAGGGCCTGCGGCGCTACGGGGGCGCCTTCGCACCTGCGCGCTGCCTCACCATCACCTTCAAAGGTCGCCGCAAGAACCTGGACCTGGCGGCACCCACCGCCGAGGAGGCCCAGCGCTGGGTGCGTGGCCTGGCCAAGCTGCGCGCGCGCCTCGATGCTATGAGCCAGCGCGAGCGGCTTGACCA CTGGATCCACTCCTACCTGCACCGGGCAGACTCGAATCAGGATAGTAAGATGAGCTTCAAGGAAATCAAGAGCCTCCTCAGGATGGTCAACGTGGACATGAATGACATGTATGCCTACCGCCTCTTCAAG GAGTGTGACCATTCCAACAATGAGCGCCTGGAGGGAGCTGAAATTGAGGAGTTCCTGCGGCGGCTGCTGAAGCGCCCGGAGTTGGAGGAGATCTTCAGTCGATACTCAGGCGAGGACCGTgtgctgagtgcccctgagctacTGGAGTTCCTGGAGGACCAGGGTGAGGATGGCGCCACCCTGGCCCGTGCCCAGCAGCTCATCCAGACCTATGAACTCAATGAGACAG CCAAGCAGCATGAGCTGATGACACTGGATGGCTTTATGATGTACCTGCTGTCACCCGAGGGGGCTGCCCTGGACATGGCTCACACGTGTGTGTTCCAGGATATGGGCCAGCCTCTTGCCCACTATTTCATCTCCTCTTCTCACAATACTTATCTGACTGACTCTCAGATTGGGGGGCCCAGCAGCACGGAGGCCTATGTTAG GGCCTTTGCCCAGGGATGCCGCTGTGTGGAACTGGACTGTTGGGAAGGCCCAGGAGGGGAGCCTGTCATCTACCATGGCCACACACTCACCTCCAAGATCCTCTTCCGAGACGTGATCCAAGCCGTGCGTGACCATGCCTTCGTG TTGTCCCCATACCCTGTCATCCTGTCCCTTGAGAACCACTGCGGGCTGGAGCAGCAGGCTGCCATGGCTCGCCACCTTCGAACCATCCTGGGAGACATGCTGGTGATGCAGGCGCTAGACTCCCAGAATCCTGAGGAGCTGCCGTCGCCAGAG AAGCTGAAAGGCCGGGTCCTGGTGAAGGGGAAGAAGCTACCAGCTGCACACATGGAGGATGGCCGAATTTTATcagacagggaggaggaggaagaggaggaagaggagggggaagaagcCGCAGAGGTTGCAGAGCAGAGACGGAAG CCCTACCAGGTCAGCTCCCTCAGTGAGCGCAAGGCCAAGAAGTTCATCCGGGAGGCAG GGAACAGCTTTGTCAGACACAATGCTCGCCAGCTGACCCGTGTGTATCCATTGGGTCTGCGGATGAACTCGGCCAACTACAACCCCCAGGAGATGTGGAACTCAGGCTGTCAGCTGG TGGCCCTGAACTTCCAGACACCAGGTTATGAGATGGACCTCAATGAAGGGCGCTTCCTCATCAATGGGCGGTGTGGCTATGTCCTGAAACCTGCCTGTCTACGGCAACCTGACACAACCTTTGACCCCGAATGCCCTGGACCTCCCAGAACTACTCTAACAGTCCAG GTACTAACTGCCCAGCAGCTGCCCAAGCTGAATGCTGAGAAGCCCAGCTCCATTGTGGACCCCCTGGTGCGTGTGGAGATCCATGGGGTGCTCGCAGACTGTGCTCGGAAGGAGACCAGCTATGTGCTCAATAATG GTTTCAATCCCCACTGGGGCCAGACCCTGCAGTTCCAGCTGCGGGCCCCAGAGCTGGTGCTGGTGCGGTTTGTGGTAGAAGATTATGATACCACCTCCCCCAATGACTTTGTGGGCCAGTTTACACTGCCTCTCAACAGCCTGAAGCAAG GGTACCGCCACATCCACCTGCTTTCCAAGGATGGGGCATCACTGTCCCCTGCCACGCTTTTTGTCCACATCCACATCCAGCGCTCCTGA
- the Plcd3 gene encoding 1-phosphatidylinositol 4,5-bisphosphate phosphodiesterase delta-3 isoform X4: MAHLGCLLQGLTEDEDVRAMLRGSRLCKIRSRTWHKERLYRLQEDGLSVWFQRRIPRAPSQHIFFVQHIEAVREGHQSEGLRRYGGAFAPARCLTITFKGRRKNLDLAAPTAEEAQRWVRGLAKLRARLDAMSQRERLDHWIHSYLHRADSNQDSKMSFKEIKSLLRMVNVDMNDMYAYRLFKECDHSNNERLEGAEIEEFLRRLLKRPELEEIFSRYSGEDRVLSAPELLEFLEDQGEDGATLARAQQLIQTYELNETAKQHELMTLDGFMMYLLSPEGAALDMAHTCVFQDMGQPLAHYFISSSHNTYLTDSQIGGPSSTEAYVRAFAQGCRCVELDCWEGPGGEPVIYHGHTLTSKILFRDVIQAVRDHAFVLSPYPVILSLENHCGLEQQAAMARHLRTILGDMLVMQALDSQNPEELPSPEKLKGRVLVKGKKLPAAHMEDGRILSDREEEEEEEEEGEEAAEVAEQRRKLVSQAKQISPELSALAVYCWATRLRTLNPGPGPPQPYQVSSLSERKAKKFIREAGNSFVRHNARQLTRVYPLGLRMNSANYNPQEMWNSGCQLVALNFQTPGYEMDLNEGRFLINGRCGYVLKPACLRQPDTTFDPECPGPPRTTLTVQVLTAQQLPKLNAEKPSSIVDPLVRVEIHGVLADCARKETSYVLNNGFNPHWGQTLQFQLRAPELVLVRFVVEDYDTTSPNDFVGQFTLPLNSLKQGYRHIHLLSKDGASLSPATLFVHIHIQRS, encoded by the exons GCCTGACGGAGGACGAGGACGTGCGCGCCATGCTGCGGGGCTCCCGGCTCTGCAAGATCCGCTCACGCACGTGGCACAAGGAGCGGCTGTACCGGCTGCAGGAGGACGGCCTGAGCGTGTGGTTCCAGAGGCGCATCCCTCGTGCGCCATCGCAGCACATCT TCTTCGTGCAGCACATCGAGGCTGTCCGCGAGGGGCACCAGTCCGAGGGCCTGCGGCGCTACGGGGGCGCCTTCGCACCTGCGCGCTGCCTCACCATCACCTTCAAAGGTCGCCGCAAGAACCTGGACCTGGCGGCACCCACCGCCGAGGAGGCCCAGCGCTGGGTGCGTGGCCTGGCCAAGCTGCGCGCGCGCCTCGATGCTATGAGCCAGCGCGAGCGGCTTGACCA CTGGATCCACTCCTACCTGCACCGGGCAGACTCGAATCAGGATAGTAAGATGAGCTTCAAGGAAATCAAGAGCCTCCTCAGGATGGTCAACGTGGACATGAATGACATGTATGCCTACCGCCTCTTCAAG GAGTGTGACCATTCCAACAATGAGCGCCTGGAGGGAGCTGAAATTGAGGAGTTCCTGCGGCGGCTGCTGAAGCGCCCGGAGTTGGAGGAGATCTTCAGTCGATACTCAGGCGAGGACCGTgtgctgagtgcccctgagctacTGGAGTTCCTGGAGGACCAGGGTGAGGATGGCGCCACCCTGGCCCGTGCCCAGCAGCTCATCCAGACCTATGAACTCAATGAGACAG CCAAGCAGCATGAGCTGATGACACTGGATGGCTTTATGATGTACCTGCTGTCACCCGAGGGGGCTGCCCTGGACATGGCTCACACGTGTGTGTTCCAGGATATGGGCCAGCCTCTTGCCCACTATTTCATCTCCTCTTCTCACAATACTTATCTGACTGACTCTCAGATTGGGGGGCCCAGCAGCACGGAGGCCTATGTTAG GGCCTTTGCCCAGGGATGCCGCTGTGTGGAACTGGACTGTTGGGAAGGCCCAGGAGGGGAGCCTGTCATCTACCATGGCCACACACTCACCTCCAAGATCCTCTTCCGAGACGTGATCCAAGCCGTGCGTGACCATGCCTTCGTG TTGTCCCCATACCCTGTCATCCTGTCCCTTGAGAACCACTGCGGGCTGGAGCAGCAGGCTGCCATGGCTCGCCACCTTCGAACCATCCTGGGAGACATGCTGGTGATGCAGGCGCTAGACTCCCAGAATCCTGAGGAGCTGCCGTCGCCAGAG AAGCTGAAAGGCCGGGTCCTGGTGAAGGGGAAGAAGCTACCAGCTGCACACATGGAGGATGGCCGAATTTTATcagacagggaggaggaggaagaggaggaagaggagggggaagaagcCGCAGAGGTTGCAGAGCAGAGACGGAAG CTGGTCTCCCAGGCCAAGCAGATCTCCCCAGAGCTGTCAGCCCTGGCTGTGTACTGCTGGGCCACCCGCCTGCGGACCCTGAACCCTGGCCCTGGACCACCCCAGCCCTACCAGGTCAGCTCCCTCAGTGAGCGCAAGGCCAAGAAGTTCATCCGGGAGGCAG GGAACAGCTTTGTCAGACACAATGCTCGCCAGCTGACCCGTGTGTATCCATTGGGTCTGCGGATGAACTCGGCCAACTACAACCCCCAGGAGATGTGGAACTCAGGCTGTCAGCTGG TGGCCCTGAACTTCCAGACACCAGGTTATGAGATGGACCTCAATGAAGGGCGCTTCCTCATCAATGGGCGGTGTGGCTATGTCCTGAAACCTGCCTGTCTACGGCAACCTGACACAACCTTTGACCCCGAATGCCCTGGACCTCCCAGAACTACTCTAACAGTCCAG GTACTAACTGCCCAGCAGCTGCCCAAGCTGAATGCTGAGAAGCCCAGCTCCATTGTGGACCCCCTGGTGCGTGTGGAGATCCATGGGGTGCTCGCAGACTGTGCTCGGAAGGAGACCAGCTATGTGCTCAATAATG GTTTCAATCCCCACTGGGGCCAGACCCTGCAGTTCCAGCTGCGGGCCCCAGAGCTGGTGCTGGTGCGGTTTGTGGTAGAAGATTATGATACCACCTCCCCCAATGACTTTGTGGGCCAGTTTACACTGCCTCTCAACAGCCTGAAGCAAG GGTACCGCCACATCCACCTGCTTTCCAAGGATGGGGCATCACTGTCCCCTGCCACGCTTTTTGTCCACATCCACATCCAGCGCTCCTGA